In Cryptomeria japonica chromosome 10, Sugi_1.0, whole genome shotgun sequence, a genomic segment contains:
- the LOC131060784 gene encoding uncharacterized protein LOC131060784 has translation MASDGHRAGSELFVCFPSRTTMSLMPKPILSPGRNGDPSKRVRNGASRGQSSPMFSIPSKKNSEYQAEEPTSPKVTCAGQVRVKPSKQCKSWQSVMAEIEKLHSHKQRRRVSTSSPGRQRSLAQVVGFKKDLLHFVTALRNLRVDFGCFGAPAVSTDDDDEEEEEDEEEAKEATASGTFLAKWFMMLQDNDDRNLNNFDPKSVAVVAENSNQEPEAPAVPPPNALLLMRCRSAPSRASLDVQGVKAEDREGKGMSDFKKKSPPAAVVLRRCEPDFAAMLSMDVSKETWVNRRDFNHHSFLRSVSLKG, from the coding sequence ATGGCGTCGGACGGTCATCGTGCCGGAAGCGAGCTGTTTGTTTGCTTTCCGTCGAGAACAACCATGAGTTTAATGCCTAAACCTATTCTCAGCCCCGGACGGAACGGGGACCCGAGCAAGAGAGTGAGGAACGGTGCGAGCAGAGGGCAATCCAGCCCTATGTTTTCGATTCCGAGCAAGAAGAATTCTGAGTACCAGGCGGAGGAACCGACGTCGCCGAAAGTAACCTGCGCAGGGCAGGTGAGAGTGAAGCCGAGCAAGCAGTGCAAGAGCTGGCAGTCGGTAATGGCGGAGATCGAGAAGCTACACAGTCACAAGCAAAGGCGTAGGGTTTCGACATCGAGCCCCGGGAGGCAGCGGAGTCTTGCTCAGGTCGTTGGTTTCAAGAAGGATCTTCTCCATTTCGTAACGGCTTTGCGGAATCTCCGTGTCGATTTTGGCTGTTTCGGCGCTCCTGCCGTTTCGacggatgatgatgatgaagaagaggaggaagatgaggaggaAGCCAAAGAGGCGACGGCCTCAGGGACATTTTTAGCTAAGTGGTTTATGATGTTGCAGGACAATGATGACCGGAACTTAAATAATTTCGATCCGAAATCGGTAGCTGTTGTTGCGGAGAATTCGAACCAGGAACCTGAAGCCCCTGCTGTGCCGCCGCCGAACGCTTTGCTTTTAATGCGCTGCAGATCTGCGCCTTCCAGAGCTTCTCTGGATGTCCAGGGGGTTAAAGCTGAGGACAGAGAAGGTAAAGGTATGTCGGATTTTAAGAAGAAATCTCCGCCGGCGGCCGTGGTCTTGAGAAGATGTGAGCCTGATTTTGCTGCCATGCTTTCCATGGACGTTTCTAAAGAAACCTGGGTTAATCGCCGGGATTTCAATCACCACAGCTTTCTGAGAAGCGTCAGCCTGAAAGGATGA